In Phragmites australis chromosome 16, lpPhrAust1.1, whole genome shotgun sequence, one DNA window encodes the following:
- the LOC133894849 gene encoding (S)-beta-macrocarpene synthase-like isoform X2, with protein MAAACADGPRSHHEEMRKPAPFHPTLWGDFFLSYQPPTSAKESQMRERAGVLREEVRKIIKGLNDLPEMVDLIITLQRLGLDHHYEDEINKLLHVVYNSNHDGGNLDFVSRRFYLLRKSGYNVPSDVFLKFKDQEGNFVDADIGSLLSLYNAAYTRIHGETLLDEAIAFARRCLQDGLKRLESPLAEEVSSALDTPLIRRFGILEMRNYIPIYEKEPKRNEKILEFAKLNFNLTQILYCTELKEVTLWWKELSVESNLSFVRDRIVEVYFWMSGGCYNPQYSHSRIILTKIVAFITILDDTLDTYATTHESMLLAEAIDRWDEGAISLLPGYMKDFYLYLLKTFSSFEHELGPDKSYRVFYLKEAREQTEKHCVSNVQCYMKEHGTTWHDACQEMKEVTEDTWKDMIQQSLVLTEQPKVVARTILDFSRTTDYIYKTADTYTVSHTIKDTVKLLYVDPIPI; from the exons GAATCTCAAATGCGGGAAAGGGCTGGAGTGCTAAGGGAAGAAGTGAGGAAGATAATCAAAGGCTTAAACGATCTGCCAGAAATGGTGGACCTTATAATCACGCTGCAGCGACTTGGTCTTGACCACCACTACGAGGATGAGATAAACAAGCTGTTGCACGTTGTTTATAACTCCAATCACGATGGCGGTAATCTGGACTTTGTTTCGCGCCGATTCTATCTTCTGCGTAAAAGTGGCTATAACGTGCCATCCG ATGTATTTCTGAAGTTTAAAGATCAAGAAGGGAATTTTGTTGATGCTGATATTGGAAGCTTGTTAAGCTTATACAATGCAGCGTACACGAGGATTCATGGAGAGACATTGCTTGACGAGGCAATTGCTTTCGCTAGAAGATGCCTTCAAGATGGATTGAAACGTTTGGAATCACCACTGGCAGAGGAAGTGTCTTCTGCCCTTGATACACCTCTTATCCGAAGGTTTGGAATTTTGGAAATGAGGAACTACATTCCTATTTACGAAAAGGAGCCTAAACGAAACGAAAAAATATTGGAGTTCGCAAAACTGAACTTCAACCTTACGCAAATTCTTTATTGCACGGAGCTAAAAGAGGTCACGCT GTGGTGGAAGGAACTCAGCGTCGAATCAAACTTGAGTTTTGTTAGGGATCGGATCGTAGAGGTGTATTTTTGGATGAGCGGGGGATGCTACAATCCTCAATACTCTCATTCTCGAATTATACTTACGAAGATTGTTGCTTTTATTACAATACTAGACGATACCCTTGACACATATGCTACCACTCATGAGAGTATGCTGCTTGCGGAAGCAATTGACAG ATGGGATGAAGGTGCAATATCTCTCCTTCCAGGATACATGAAGGATTTCTACTTATATTTATTGAAGACATTTTCTTCATTTGAGCATGAGTTAGGACCAGATAAGAGCTACCGTGTGTTTTATTTAAAAGAAGCG CGTGAGCAAACAGAGAAGCACTGTGTCTCCAATGTTCAGTGTTACATGAAGGAGCATGGAACAACATGGCATGATGCATGCCAAGAGATGAAAGAAGTTACTGAAGATACATGGAAGGATATGATACAACAATCCCTTGTATTGACAGAACAACCAAAGGTCGTGGCACGGACAATTCTTGACTTTTCAAGAACTACAGATTACATTTACAAGACAGCTGATACATACACTGTTTCCCATACGATCAAAGATACGGTGAAATTGCTCTATGTGGATCCAATACCAATATGA
- the LOC133894849 gene encoding (S)-beta-macrocarpene synthase-like isoform X1 produces the protein MAAACADGPRSHHEEMRKPAPFHPTLWGDFFLSYQPPTSAKESQMRERAGVLREEVRKIIKGLNDLPEMVDLIITLQRLGLDHHYEDEINKLLHVVYNSNHDGGNLDFVSRRFYLLRKSGYNVPSDVFLKFKDQEGNFVDADIGSLLSLYNAAYTRIHGETLLDEAIAFARRCLQDGLKRLESPLAEEVSSALDTPLIRRFGILEMRNYIPIYEKEPKRNEKILEFAKLNFNLTQILYCTELKEVTLWWKELSVESNLSFVRDRIVEVYFWMSGGCYNPQYSHSRIILTKIVAFITILDDTLDTYATTHESMLLAEAIDRWDEGAISLLPGYMKDFYLYLLKTFSSFEHELGPDKSYRVFYLKEAMKQLVQAYMKEIKWRDDGYVPETMSEHLEVSLISIGGVAVLCAAFVGMGDIITKEILEWVLSDAQFVKAFGIFVRLTNDIVSTKREQTEKHCVSNVQCYMKEHGTTWHDACQEMKEVTEDTWKDMIQQSLVLTEQPKVVARTILDFSRTTDYIYKTADTYTVSHTIKDTVKLLYVDPIPI, from the exons GAATCTCAAATGCGGGAAAGGGCTGGAGTGCTAAGGGAAGAAGTGAGGAAGATAATCAAAGGCTTAAACGATCTGCCAGAAATGGTGGACCTTATAATCACGCTGCAGCGACTTGGTCTTGACCACCACTACGAGGATGAGATAAACAAGCTGTTGCACGTTGTTTATAACTCCAATCACGATGGCGGTAATCTGGACTTTGTTTCGCGCCGATTCTATCTTCTGCGTAAAAGTGGCTATAACGTGCCATCCG ATGTATTTCTGAAGTTTAAAGATCAAGAAGGGAATTTTGTTGATGCTGATATTGGAAGCTTGTTAAGCTTATACAATGCAGCGTACACGAGGATTCATGGAGAGACATTGCTTGACGAGGCAATTGCTTTCGCTAGAAGATGCCTTCAAGATGGATTGAAACGTTTGGAATCACCACTGGCAGAGGAAGTGTCTTCTGCCCTTGATACACCTCTTATCCGAAGGTTTGGAATTTTGGAAATGAGGAACTACATTCCTATTTACGAAAAGGAGCCTAAACGAAACGAAAAAATATTGGAGTTCGCAAAACTGAACTTCAACCTTACGCAAATTCTTTATTGCACGGAGCTAAAAGAGGTCACGCT GTGGTGGAAGGAACTCAGCGTCGAATCAAACTTGAGTTTTGTTAGGGATCGGATCGTAGAGGTGTATTTTTGGATGAGCGGGGGATGCTACAATCCTCAATACTCTCATTCTCGAATTATACTTACGAAGATTGTTGCTTTTATTACAATACTAGACGATACCCTTGACACATATGCTACCACTCATGAGAGTATGCTGCTTGCGGAAGCAATTGACAG ATGGGATGAAGGTGCAATATCTCTCCTTCCAGGATACATGAAGGATTTCTACTTATATTTATTGAAGACATTTTCTTCATTTGAGCATGAGTTAGGACCAGATAAGAGCTACCGTGTGTTTTATTTAAAAGAAGCG ATGAAGCAATTAGTTCAGGCATAcatgaaggaaataaaatggcGTGATGACGGTTATGTGCCAGAAACAATGAGCGAACACCTTGAAGTTTCACTTATAAGCATTGGGGGTGTCGCGGTGCTATGTGCCGCATTTGTTGGAATGGGCGATATAATAACAAAGGAGATCCTCGAATGGGTTTTGAGCGACGCTCAATTTGTTAAGGCTTTTGGTATATTTGTACGGCTCACCAATGATATTGTATCAACCAAG CGTGAGCAAACAGAGAAGCACTGTGTCTCCAATGTTCAGTGTTACATGAAGGAGCATGGAACAACATGGCATGATGCATGCCAAGAGATGAAAGAAGTTACTGAAGATACATGGAAGGATATGATACAACAATCCCTTGTATTGACAGAACAACCAAAGGTCGTGGCACGGACAATTCTTGACTTTTCAAGAACTACAGATTACATTTACAAGACAGCTGATACATACACTGTTTCCCATACGATCAAAGATACGGTGAAATTGCTCTATGTGGATCCAATACCAATATGA